A window of the Pogona vitticeps strain Pit_001003342236 chromosome 4, PviZW2.1, whole genome shotgun sequence genome harbors these coding sequences:
- the CDH17 gene encoding cadherin-17, with translation MFIGIRVGGLVKMFKPYGPHLLCLLALHQVLCQDVDKQQIEGPLENKAFSVQEGLPSVPYLYKFTFEPPTVSLRLTGETDGIIQIRPDGVLYLNGSLDWETKKVHTLEIEGLNANGERVKGPFTVLIKVKDINDNPPQFDQQQYFGVVRQNSRPGKIFMYVTASDRDDPSTPHAQLSYSLRQHFPNPYQVMLFQINNVTGAISTTPAGAQYLDPTSVNVFILVVDVYDMAGQSVNAFNSHVDVNVTVLENLWKSPPPVKIKENSTEPHPISISRVQWNYPGVTYHILSEEMSPIKPPFMVDRNGTIYVTQPLDREQKDSYSLSIIVKDDDGDLQLSRAVTLNVTVEDINDNPPVCGKRLTKFEVQENEIVGNLIGVFSATDADQENTLNSRLQYQIVDQTPQIPTENMFRIESGTGTINLFSNALNKQLASNYSLKVKVTDPVFQTLCDVQINVIDINDQIPIFEKSDYGSVILPEDKQVGTVIMEIQATDTDEPFTGSSRIVYAVKAGDPNNSFSIQTDRKTNRGYVIINKTLDFETTPVYDLVINATNPEPLVAGIQYNSSSLTYLKVIVTDVDEPPVFLQPAYTVDKYENVTVGTFITTAGAYDPEGAQVRYALKNNDRNWLQIDPLNGTIYTVAPLDRETESTYLARIVATEQTTASQSSTAQLILHLKDVNDNPPYLVKDYVFFCHPLQGNERAKLEVSDPDESPYVARFSYSLMGGTEILDNWNLSKPDGLHMYISPKNLNLEAKVYDIPICINDRGRPPMEGVVHLKVNLCQCVEERCFVEPEGPRLPTVGMAIGILVAVLVVIGVILGIVFYHLKRKKATQQKVATANAVSPSELKNLT, from the exons GTTCTTTGCCAAGATGTAGATAAGCAGCAGATAGAGGGACCTCTGGAGAACAAAGCTTTTTCTGTTCAGGAAGGTTTACCATCAGTGCCATATTTGTATAAG TTTACATTTGAACCTCCTACTGTCAGCTTGCGACTAACTGGAGAGACAGATGGGATCATACAGATTCGGCCAGATGGAGTTTTGTATCTTAATGGATCTCTGGACTGGGAAACAAAAAAAGTCCACACCCTAGAG ATCGAAGGCCTGAACGCAAATGGAGAAAGAGTGAAAGGCCCCTTTACTGTCCTCATAAAAGTGAAAGACATCAATGATAACCCACCCCAGTTTGATCAACAACAATATTTTGGAGTAGTGAGACAAAACTCTCGGCcag GAAAAATCTTCATGTATGTCACTGCTTCAGATCGCGATGATCCCAGCACGCCACACGCTCAGCTCAGCTACAGCCTCCGTCAACATTTCCCCAATCCTTATCAGGTTATGCTTTTCCAGATTAACAACGTCACAGGCGCAATTTCAACAACTCCTGCTG gagCTCAGTATTTAGATCCAACAAGTGTGAACGTTTTTATCCTCGTTGTGGATGTGTATGATATGGCAGGACAGTCAGTAAATGCCTTCAACAGTCATGTAGATGTGAATGTCACTGTGTTGGAAAATCTGTGGAAGTCACCACCACCAGTAAAGATCAAGGAAAACTCCACGGAACCGCATCCCATCAGCATCAGTCGG GTACAATGGAATTATCCAGGTGTAACGTATCATATCTTATCAGAAGAGATGTCTCCTATTAAACCTCCATTTATGGTTGACCGGAATGGGACTATCTACGTAACACAACCTCTGGACAGAGAACAAAAAGACAGT TATTCATTATCCATAATCGTGAAAGATGACGATGGAGACTTACAGTTGTCACGTGCAGTGACTCTTAATGTCACAGTAGAAGACATTAATGATAATCCCCCTGTGTGTGGCAAACGCTTGACTAAATTTGAAGTTCAGGAGAATGAAATTGTAG GAAATTTGATAGGAGTCTTTAGTGCTACAGATGCAGACCAAGAAAATACTCTTAATTCACGCCTACAGTACCAGATTGTGGATCAAACCCCCCAAATCCCTACAGAGAACATGTTCCGCATTGAATCAGGAACAGGGACAATCAACCTATTTAGTAATGCATTAAACAAGCAGCTTGCCTCTAATTATTCACTGAAGGTGAAAGTGACAGATCCAG TTTTCCAAACACTGTGTGATGTGCAGATAAATGTCATTGACATCAACGATCAGATCCCAATCTTTGAAAAATCAGAT TATGGGTCTGTGATTCTTCCAGAAGACAAACAAGTTGGTACTGTAATAATGGAAATTCAAGCCACAGACACAGATGAACCATTCACTGGAAGCTCTCGAATTGTGTACGCCGTCAAAGCGGGAGATCCAAACAATTCTTTTTCAATACAGACAGATCGAAAAACAAACAGAGGATATGTAATTATTAATAAG ACTCTTGATTTTGAAACAACTCCTGTGTACGACCTTGTCATCAACGCGACAAATCCAGAACCCCTTGTGGCTGGAATACAGTATAATTCAAGCTCTCTTACCTACTTGAAAGTGATTGTCACAGATGTGGATGAACCGCCTGTTTTCCTCCAACCTGCTTATACAGTTGATAAGTACGAAAATGTGACTGTGGGTACCTTCATAACGACAGCAGGGGCCTATGACCCCGAGGGAGCCCAAGTAAG GTATGCGCTGAAGAACAATGACAGGAACTGGCTGCAGATTGATCCTCTCAATGGCACAATATATACTGTGGCTCCACTGGATCGGGAAACTGAAAGTACCTACTTGGCACGAATTGTTGCAACTGAGCAAA CCACAGCATCTCAGAGCTCCACAGCACAGCTGATTCTGCATCTGAAAGATGTAAATGATAATCCTCCATATCTGGTGAAGGATTATGTGTTCTTCTGCCACCCTCTTCAAGGAAATGAAAGAGCAAAGTTAGAGGTTTCTGATCCAGATGAGTCACCATATGTTGCAAGATTCTCTTACAGTCTCATGGGTGGGACAGAAATATTGGATAACTGGAACCTTTCTAAACCTGATG GCTTACACATGTACATTTCACCAAAGAACCTGAATCTTGAAGCGAAGGTGTACGATATTCCAATATGTATTAATGACAGAGGAAGGCCGCCAATGGAAGGAGTTGTCCATCTGAAAG TGAACCTGTGCCAATGTGTTGAGGAAAGGTGCTTCGTGGAGCCTGAGGGGCCTCGGCTTCCAACAGTAGGAATGGCAATTGGCATTCTAGTTGCTGTACTAGTTGTTATTG GTGTCATTCTGGGGATTGTGTTCTACCACCTCAAACGCAAAAAGGCAACTCAACAGAAGGTCGCCACAGCCAATGCTGTTAGCCCATCTGAACTGAAAAACTTGACGTAA